One Methanobrevibacter sp. genomic region harbors:
- a CDS encoding ABC transporter permease, which produces MIKHEKLLKFLGKKIVRFIILLIFVILLSFLLIDMSPINPVKSYISNMIVSQQQIAALESYWGVNEPITTKMINWLGNMVHGDFGTSLIFRMPVIDVIKERFTASLVLMLSSWIFSGVLGFILGVIAGFKKDTIIDKAIKVYCYILQSAPTFWIALIILMIFSVYLGWFPTGLGVPIGTLSENVSIWEWLNRLILPMVTLSIVGVASIALFTRDKLIEVMNSDYFLFAKARGENGWNLIKRHGIRNILLPAVTLQFLGFSELFGGAVLVEQIFTYPGIGQAAVSAGLRSDVPLLLGIVIFSAIFVYCGNLIADIIYNFVDPRIKEGEDDG; this is translated from the coding sequence ATGATAAAACATGAAAAACTACTCAAATTTTTAGGAAAAAAAATCGTCAGATTTATAATTTTACTCATTTTTGTCATATTATTGAGCTTTTTATTAATAGATATGTCCCCAATAAATCCTGTTAAATCATACATAAGCAATATGATTGTATCACAACAACAAATAGCTGCTTTAGAAAGTTATTGGGGTGTAAATGAACCTATTACAACCAAAATGATTAATTGGCTTGGAAATATGGTTCATGGAGATTTCGGAACATCATTAATATTTAGAATGCCAGTTATTGACGTCATTAAAGAAAGATTCACTGCATCCCTTGTATTGATGTTAAGTTCATGGATATTTTCAGGAGTTTTAGGATTTATTTTAGGAGTTATAGCTGGTTTCAAAAAAGACACAATAATAGACAAAGCAATAAAAGTTTACTGTTACATTTTGCAATCCGCACCAACATTTTGGATTGCATTAATTATACTTATGATATTCAGTGTATACCTTGGTTGGTTCCCAACTGGATTAGGAGTTCCAATTGGAACTTTAAGTGAAAATGTATCAATTTGGGAATGGTTAAACAGATTGATATTACCTATGGTTACATTAAGTATTGTCGGTGTTGCATCAATTGCATTATTTACTAGAGATAAATTAATTGAAGTTATGAACAGCGATTACTTCTTGTTTGCAAAAGCAAGAGGTGAAAATGGATGGAACTTAATTAAAAGACATGGAATAAGAAATATTTTACTTCCAGCAGTCACATTACAATTTTTAGGATTTTCAGAATTATTTGGTGGAGCAGTCTTAGTAGAACAAATCTTCACATACCCTGGAATCGGACAAGCTGCAGTTTCAGCAGGACTTAGAAGCGACGTACCATTATTACTTGGAATTGTAATATTTAGTGCAATATTCGTATATTGCGGTAACTTAATTGCAGACATAATATATAATTTTGTTGATCCAAGAATAAAAGAAGGTGAAGATGATGGTTAA
- a CDS encoding DUF4012 domain-containing protein codes for MKRSKKLIIAILLVILLGLIAFIAGTLFMTPDLSHESKNILVLASDKYEQSNGGVDMAFMVHLENGSLKNYTPIYPGGMSHPTKSAPGDLQGAMMLHDCLWNGLSEGMQNAKEIVEARTGMHADAVIVVYDESMDNIINSISPLEVNGVTYDNLTATSIIRQNDAYNGYAGNDNVQGNMSRADAVMVLAKALANAAKDPVKKSTMVQTALKEYSNGNIVMEPQGSFTKLLATKGFESIA; via the coding sequence ATGAAAAGAAGCAAAAAACTAATAATTGCAATCCTTCTTGTAATTCTTTTAGGATTAATAGCTTTTATTGCAGGTACATTATTTATGACACCTGATTTATCCCATGAAAGCAAAAACATATTAGTATTAGCATCTGACAAATACGAGCAATCCAATGGTGGAGTAGACATGGCATTCATGGTTCACTTAGAGAACGGTTCTCTTAAGAATTATACTCCAATCTACCCTGGTGGAATGAGTCACCCTACAAAGTCAGCACCTGGAGACCTTCAAGGTGCAATGATGCTTCACGACTGCCTATGGAATGGACTAAGTGAAGGCATGCAAAATGCAAAAGAAATTGTAGAAGCTCGTACAGGAATGCATGCTGATGCAGTAATTGTTGTTTATGATGAGAGTATGGACAACATTATCAATTCAATTAGCCCACTTGAAGTAAATGGTGTTACATATGATAATTTAACTGCAACATCAATTATTCGTCAAAATGATGCTTATAATGGATATGCAGGAAATGATAATGTTCAAGGTAATATGTCCAGAGCTGATGCAGTAATGGTATTGGCTAAAGCACTTGCAAATGCTGCTAAAGACCCAGTTAAGAAAAGTACCATGGTTCAAACAGCATTGAAAGAATATTCTAACGGAAATATTGTAATGGAACCACAAGGATCATTTACAAAATTACTTGCAACAAAAGGATTTGAAAGTATAGCATAA
- a CDS encoding metalloregulator ArsR/SmtB family transcription factor — MENNNLENKNDDMCEVFNSHDDVVCRVKERIPDENEFNELSEFFKIFGNPTRLKIISLLSIEDLCVCDICEALDLNQTTVSNQLRILRANNIVKYQKEGKMARYSLTDLHIEMIYKVGLEHILE; from the coding sequence ATGGAAAATAATAATCTTGAAAATAAAAATGATGATATGTGTGAAGTATTCAACTCTCATGATGATGTCGTTTGCCGTGTAAAAGAACGTATTCCTGATGAAAATGAATTTAATGAATTATCAGAATTTTTTAAAATATTTGGAAACCCAACAAGATTAAAAATTATTTCCCTACTTAGTATTGAAGATTTATGTGTTTGCGATATATGTGAAGCACTTGATTTGAATCAAACAACTGTTTCAAATCAATTAAGAATATTGCGTGCAAATAATATTGTCAAATACCAAAAAGAAGGTAAAATGGCAAGATATTCTCTTACAGATCTTCATATCGAAATGATTTACAAAGTAGGTTTAGAACATATATTAGAATAA
- the cadA gene encoding cadmium-translocating P-type ATPase, with protein sequence MVDNRCYDADCEEENCRNPEHYNYICFDPNCDEIQCKDSNHYDKQLLRDYQKNTDLSIHDHREEIDYDEDVDISLCGCPDCADDHDHSHNGHEHHHEHGHSHSHDDHEHHEADSCSDEDCGCHDHDHDDIDISLCGCPDCADDDSGHEHHHDGELLAEGKPLITNRPIQIIVASGICFAAGHILEWMSFNPTLTTIIFMIGALIAGYEIAILAYNSLVKRHTIGPAMLMCIACVASFIIGHPEEGAAVTFLYYIAEFLEDYAEHRAKRSIKSLVEIAPETARVKVNDSEELRNVDDVEIGEIVIVKPGDKVPLDGEVVLGSSSINQASITGESVPILKEVGDEVFSGTVNEDGYLEIVVTKKAKDSVISKIVTLVKRSQLNRSETESLVEKVAKYYTPVMMVAAACVAFIPPLLFGQNLIDWVYKALSLLVISCPCAFLISTPVGMVSAITSATKNGVLIKGSTYVEEMRGVKAVIFDKTGTLTEGKLVLSEVEVLDEKYSKDEIVKIAGSLENQSSHPIAQAIVNYALENNISFEEIEEFKNVPGKGIVASINGKQFYAANEALIEGSSFDISRDEINKFSAEGKTIIFVGNAEKVLAIITVSDKIRENASEVIADLKEQGVQTVMLTGDNKIAAKSVADEIGIDYVYSNLMPENKLNILDTIRNKFGDVAMVGDGINDAPALARANIGIAMGAAGSDVAIETADVALMQDDISKLPYLFSLSHKTMGIIKQNITVAIAVKLLCVILAILGIITLMMSVGFGDLGLTILVILNSFRIGMVKDPLF encoded by the coding sequence ATGGTGGATAATAGATGTTATGATGCTGATTGTGAGGAAGAAAATTGCCGCAATCCAGAACATTACAATTACATCTGTTTTGATCCAAATTGTGATGAAATTCAATGTAAAGATTCCAATCACTATGATAAACAGTTATTAAGAGATTATCAGAAAAATACAGATTTAAGCATTCATGACCATAGAGAAGAAATAGATTATGATGAAGATGTTGATATAAGTCTTTGTGGTTGTCCTGATTGTGCAGATGATCATGATCATAGTCACAATGGACATGAGCATCATCATGAGCATGGGCATTCTCATAGTCACGATGATCATGAGCATCATGAAGCGGATTCTTGTTCTGATGAGGACTGCGGGTGTCATGACCATGATCACGATGATATTGATATAAGTCTTTGTGGTTGTCCTGATTGTGCTGATGATGATTCTGGACATGAACATCATCATGATGGTGAATTGCTTGCTGAAGGAAAGCCATTAATTACTAATAGGCCAATTCAAATTATTGTTGCAAGTGGTATATGTTTTGCTGCAGGCCATATCCTTGAATGGATGTCATTTAATCCAACATTAACCACAATAATTTTTATGATTGGTGCTTTGATTGCAGGTTATGAGATAGCTATTTTGGCATACAATTCATTAGTTAAAAGACATACTATTGGTCCAGCAATGTTGATGTGTATTGCATGTGTAGCTTCATTCATCATTGGACATCCTGAAGAAGGTGCTGCTGTAACATTCTTATATTATATTGCAGAATTCTTGGAAGACTATGCTGAACATCGTGCTAAACGTTCAATCAAATCTTTGGTTGAAATTGCTCCTGAAACTGCAAGAGTTAAAGTAAATGATTCAGAAGAGTTAAGAAATGTTGATGATGTTGAAATAGGTGAGATTGTCATTGTAAAACCTGGAGATAAAGTTCCTTTGGATGGTGAAGTTGTTTTGGGTTCATCATCAATCAACCAGGCTTCCATTACTGGGGAAAGTGTTCCGATTTTAAAGGAAGTTGGTGATGAGGTATTCTCTGGTACTGTCAATGAAGATGGATACTTAGAAATTGTTGTAACTAAAAAAGCTAAAGATTCTGTAATATCAAAAATTGTCACATTGGTTAAAAGATCTCAACTCAACAGGTCTGAAACTGAGTCTTTAGTTGAAAAAGTTGCTAAATATTATACTCCAGTCATGATGGTTGCAGCGGCATGTGTTGCATTTATTCCACCATTGTTATTTGGTCAAAACTTGATTGATTGGGTTTATAAGGCGCTTTCATTACTAGTAATTTCTTGTCCGTGTGCATTTTTAATATCAACACCTGTAGGTATGGTATCTGCTATTACTTCTGCTACTAAAAATGGTGTATTGATTAAGGGAAGTACATATGTTGAAGAAATGCGTGGTGTAAAAGCAGTAATCTTTGATAAAACTGGTACTTTGACTGAGGGTAAATTGGTTTTAAGCGAAGTTGAAGTATTGGATGAAAAATATTCAAAAGATGAAATTGTAAAAATTGCAGGATCTTTGGAAAATCAATCTTCACACCCAATTGCACAGGCTATTGTAAACTATGCTTTAGAGAATAATATCTCATTTGAAGAAATTGAAGAATTTAAAAATGTTCCAGGTAAAGGTATTGTTGCAAGTATCAATGGAAAACAGTTCTATGCAGCTAATGAAGCTTTAATTGAGGGTAGTTCATTTGATATTTCAAGAGATGAGATTAACAAATTCTCTGCTGAAGGTAAAACAATAATATTTGTAGGTAATGCTGAAAAGGTATTGGCTATTATTACAGTATCAGATAAAATCAGAGAAAACGCTTCTGAAGTAATTGCTGATTTAAAAGAGCAAGGTGTTCAAACTGTAATGCTTACTGGAGACAATAAGATTGCTGCTAAAAGTGTGGCTGATGAAATTGGAATTGACTACGTGTATTCTAATTTGATGCCGGAAAACAAGTTAAATATCCTTGATACAATCAGAAACAAGTTTGGTGATGTTGCTATGGTTGGTGATGGTATCAATGATGCACCTGCGTTGGCACGTGCAAATATTGGTATTGCGATGGGTGCTGCAGGTTCTGATGTAGCTATTGAAACAGCTGATGTTGCATTGATGCAGGATGATATCTCAAAACTCCCATATTTATTTTCATTGTCTCACAAAACAATGGGAATCATTAAACAGAACATCACTGTAGCTATTGCAGTTAAATTATTGTGTGTAATACTTGCGATTTTAGGTATTATCACATTGATGATGTCTGTAGGTTTTGGAGACTTGGGATTAACAATACTTGTTATTCTAAACTCATTTAGAATTGGAATGGTGAAAGATCCACTATTCTAA
- a CDS encoding MATE family efflux transporter, giving the protein MLSNDLVNSVDIMLQDPKKALIKMSIPLIISLLITSFYNLIDAAWVSGLGADALAGVGFFTPIFMILVGFGNGLGSGAAFAISKYLGEDNKKKADNASVHSIFIDVIVSLIITVLALIFLNPILNVMGAGQTIGYATDYGVIILLGSIFIIFSNALYGIFRGEGDTTRPMYAMIASAILNMILDPIFIYTLNLGVRGAAIATIISSIFVILILLYWFYAKKDTYIKPNLSNFDFKGDISFDVVKVGIPASIQLLNNAFFAAVFSALLTFVGSTDSVAVYSTGWRIVIIGTTPILAIGTALISVIAANYGARNYMNIKIAHRYAMKVSIVLGIAVAILTNVFAGDIASVFTSSGSSVRIAPELTAFLAWIVIYYPTMGVGVPSTYVFQGVGKGITAMFQTIIRETGFTIFFAVLFGVVLGYGVWGAWMGIVLGEIVSNNLTMVWADYLIKKLIDIKG; this is encoded by the coding sequence ATGTTAAGTAATGATTTAGTAAATAGTGTAGATATAATGCTTCAAGACCCTAAAAAAGCATTAATAAAAATGTCTATACCTTTGATTATTTCATTGCTTATTACCAGTTTTTACAATTTGATTGATGCTGCATGGGTATCTGGTCTTGGGGCTGATGCACTTGCGGGTGTTGGATTTTTCACACCAATATTTATGATTTTAGTAGGATTTGGAAATGGATTAGGTTCTGGTGCTGCTTTTGCAATATCAAAATATTTGGGTGAAGATAATAAGAAAAAAGCGGATAATGCTTCTGTTCATTCAATCTTTATCGATGTTATTGTTTCATTGATTATAACTGTTTTGGCATTGATTTTCCTAAATCCTATTTTGAATGTGATGGGTGCAGGTCAAACTATTGGTTATGCTACTGATTATGGTGTGATAATCCTTTTAGGATCAATTTTCATTATATTTTCCAATGCATTATATGGTATTTTCAGAGGTGAAGGTGATACTACTCGTCCTATGTATGCAATGATTGCTTCTGCAATATTAAATATGATTTTGGATCCTATTTTCATTTATACTTTGAATTTAGGTGTTAGGGGAGCAGCTATTGCAACAATCATTTCATCAATATTTGTAATCTTAATTTTATTATATTGGTTTTATGCTAAAAAGGACACTTATATTAAACCTAATTTATCCAATTTTGATTTTAAAGGGGATATTTCATTTGATGTGGTTAAAGTTGGAATTCCTGCAAGTATTCAGCTTTTAAACAATGCTTTCTTTGCAGCGGTTTTCTCAGCATTATTGACTTTTGTAGGTTCAACTGATTCAGTTGCTGTCTACTCAACAGGCTGGAGAATCGTGATTATTGGAACAACACCTATACTTGCTATTGGAACAGCTTTAATCAGCGTTATTGCTGCAAACTATGGTGCTCGTAACTATATGAATATCAAAATAGCTCATAGATATGCAATGAAGGTTTCAATTGTTCTTGGAATTGCTGTAGCTATTTTGACTAATGTATTTGCAGGAGATATTGCATCGGTATTCACTTCTTCTGGAAGCAGTGTAAGGATTGCTCCAGAGCTTACAGCATTCCTGGCATGGATTGTAATTTATTATCCGACAATGGGTGTTGGTGTTCCATCAACTTATGTTTTCCAGGGTGTTGGAAAAGGAATCACTGCCATGTTTCAGACAATAATAAGAGAAACAGGTTTTACAATTTTCTTTGCAGTATTGTTTGGTGTCGTATTGGGTTATGGTGTATGGGGAGCTTGGATGGGAATTGTTTTAGGTGAAATTGTTTCAAATAATCTGACTATGGTCTGGGCAGATTATTTAATTAAAAAATTAATAGATATTAAAGGCTAG
- a CDS encoding ATP-binding cassette domain-containing protein — protein sequence MELKGSNISYKYPSTNKYILKDIDICIDNSKITALVGDSGSGKSTLCKILSGYVQKFEGNVTLDGKELPKNEFCPVQLIYQHPEKVMNPKWKMTNILEESWMPNDELLREFGIQKSWFTRFPQELSGGELQRFSVLRSLNPKTQFLIADEMTTMLDAITQVQIITSVIDIVKKRKMGMLLVSHDIPLVEEICDEIIYLKDINGI from the coding sequence ATGGAACTTAAAGGAAGCAATATTTCATATAAATACCCTTCAACTAACAAATACATATTAAAAGATATTGACATATGCATAGACAACTCAAAAATCACTGCTTTAGTTGGAGACAGTGGTAGTGGAAAGTCAACATTATGCAAAATACTTTCTGGATATGTGCAAAAATTTGAAGGTAATGTCACATTAGATGGTAAGGAATTACCTAAAAATGAATTCTGTCCAGTTCAATTGATTTACCAACATCCTGAAAAAGTAATGAATCCAAAATGGAAAATGACAAATATTCTAGAAGAATCATGGATGCCTAATGATGAATTATTAAGAGAATTCGGTATCCAAAAATCCTGGTTTACAAGGTTTCCTCAAGAATTGTCTGGAGGAGAACTTCAAAGATTTTCCGTTCTAAGGTCACTAAACCCAAAAACACAATTTTTAATAGCTGATGAAATGACAACAATGCTTGATGCAATAACACAAGTACAAATCATAACTTCAGTTATTGATATTGTCAAAAAAAGAAAAATGGGAATGCTGCTCGTAAGTCACGACATACCCCTTGTAGAAGAAATCTGTGATGAAATAATTTATCTAAAAGATATTAATGGCATCTAG
- a CDS encoding ABC transporter ATP-binding protein produces MEKLLDVKNVSISFIQYTQGLNQRDLKVITDLTLDISEGEILAILGSSGSGKSLLAHAIFGILPENANLNGIIKYQGKELSQKDKEEIRGREIALIPQSVNFLDPLMKISEQAIGQTETEEEKKEKKQKQRAIFEHYNLGPEVDDMYPFQLSGGMARRVLVSTALLSNPKLVVADEPTPGLDQNTVKETLNHFKHMKEDGIGVLLITHDIHAALEVADRIGIFYSGYVIEIAKKEDFSGDGENLLHPYTKALYKALPANGFNLIRGHQPLHGEIPVGCPYYDRCEMRMEKCRKERPELIDLGNKKVRCFKYEGGIEDGT; encoded by the coding sequence ATGGAGAAATTATTAGACGTGAAAAATGTTTCAATTTCATTCATTCAATATACCCAAGGTTTGAATCAAAGAGATTTGAAAGTTATCACCGATTTGACTTTAGATATATCTGAAGGAGAAATTTTAGCAATTTTAGGTTCAAGTGGATCAGGTAAAAGTTTACTTGCACATGCAATATTTGGAATACTACCTGAAAATGCAAATTTAAATGGGATAATCAAATACCAAGGAAAAGAACTATCCCAGAAAGATAAAGAAGAAATACGTGGAAGAGAAATTGCACTTATCCCACAATCAGTGAACTTCTTAGATCCATTAATGAAAATTTCAGAACAAGCAATTGGACAAACTGAAACAGAAGAAGAAAAAAAAGAAAAGAAACAAAAACAAAGAGCAATCTTTGAACATTATAATCTTGGTCCCGAAGTAGATGATATGTATCCATTCCAACTTTCCGGAGGAATGGCCAGAAGAGTGCTCGTATCAACTGCATTACTATCCAATCCAAAATTAGTAGTGGCGGATGAACCAACACCTGGACTTGACCAAAATACAGTCAAAGAAACCCTTAATCACTTCAAACACATGAAAGAAGATGGAATTGGAGTGCTTTTAATTACACACGACATTCATGCAGCATTAGAAGTAGCCGATAGAATCGGAATTTTCTATTCTGGATATGTAATTGAAATTGCTAAAAAAGAAGACTTTTCAGGAGATGGGGAAAACCTCTTACACCCATACACAAAAGCATTATACAAAGCATTGCCTGCAAATGGATTTAACCTAATTAGAGGACATCAACCATTGCATGGAGAAATTCCTGTAGGATGTCCATACTACGACAGATGTGAAATGCGTATGGAAAAATGTAGGAAAGAAAGACCAGAATTAATTGACCTCGGAAATAAAAAAGTCAGATGTTTTAAATATGAAGGAGGTATTGAAGATGGAACTTAA
- a CDS encoding ABC transporter permease, which translates to MVNKTKKNTLNPLSKMNLRTKTLLTIGLTLFLLLLVVICSLFINSTDITTNFSIMNSPPSFEHLFGTDWMGRDMFTRTLKGLGLSVQIGAGASILSSLIAIGMAFLGSLNKYLDSFMSWLIDLFLSVPHILLIILISIALGGGAFGVTIGVAVTHWTSLARILRAEIKQIKTSDYVKLSERFGKSKIWIARKHILPLVITQIIVGTILIFPHAIMHEASVTFLGFGLSPHEPAIGIILSESMKYLATGNWWLALFPGLSLLILVLLFDIAGENIKKILDPTSANE; encoded by the coding sequence ATGGTTAATAAAACAAAAAAGAACACATTAAATCCACTTTCAAAAATGAATTTAAGAACAAAAACATTATTAACTATCGGATTAACACTTTTCCTTTTATTACTAGTGGTAATTTGCAGTTTATTTATTAATTCAACTGACATTACAACTAACTTCAGCATTATGAACAGTCCACCATCATTCGAACATTTATTTGGAACTGATTGGATGGGTAGAGACATGTTTACTCGTACTTTAAAAGGATTAGGATTAAGTGTACAGATTGGTGCCGGAGCTTCAATATTAAGTAGTTTAATTGCTATTGGAATGGCATTTTTAGGTAGTTTAAATAAATATTTAGACTCATTCATGTCTTGGTTAATAGATTTATTCCTATCCGTACCACATATCTTATTAATTATTTTAATATCTATTGCACTCGGTGGAGGAGCATTTGGTGTTACAATAGGAGTGGCAGTAACTCATTGGACAAGCCTTGCAAGAATTTTAAGAGCAGAGATTAAACAAATCAAAACTTCAGACTATGTTAAATTATCTGAAAGATTTGGAAAATCAAAAATATGGATTGCAAGAAAACACATTCTACCTTTAGTAATTACACAAATCATTGTTGGAACAATTTTGATTTTCCCACATGCAATCATGCATGAAGCAAGTGTAACATTCTTAGGTTTTGGATTATCCCCACACGAACCAGCAATCGGTATTATTTTATCAGAATCAATGAAATATCTTGCAACAGGTAACTGGTGGTTAGCATTATTCCCAGGATTATCATTATTGATATTAGTATTATTATTTGATATCGCTGGAGAAAATATTAAGAAAATACTTGATCCTACAAGTGCAAATGAATAA